The sequence TTGAAAGATATTTCTCGTAATACCTTTTACCCTTTATCTGCTCCAATGCCCCACCCTCATCAACCTTAAACTCTATCACATACACCACATCTGGAAATATCAGCGTCAGATCTATCCTACCTTTATTCGTCACATCCTCACCTATCACCTCCACACCCATACCCTTCATGTACGCATAAAACACTGACACATAATAACCCTCCCTCTCATACATC comes from Calditerrivibrio sp. and encodes:
- a CDS encoding PD-(D/E)XK nuclease domain-containing protein translates to MYEREGYYVSVFYAYMKGMGVEVIGEDVTNKGRIDLTLIFPDVVYVIEFKVDEGGALEQIKGKRYYEKYLSIGKDIYLVGIEFDSGKRNVGSLEWVKVI